The following DNA comes from Anopheles coustani chromosome 2, idAnoCousDA_361_x.2, whole genome shotgun sequence.
TAGCAGATTCACTTTTTCAACATTCTAAGGTATCAAACCTGGGCTTTCATTTCCCCTGCTTTGCGGCCCATTCCGTCCAGGATCCCTTGTAGTTACGGGCgcttaaagaaaagaaaaatagattAATCCACTGTTAAGTTAAACATCATTACAAGCACAATTCGTTGTCGGCACTAGAACATCAGTACAAGCATGAGTTAATGAAGCGAGAATGGTTTTTAAAAGCATACGCTGATCTACTGTACATCTCATTATAATGCGGCTTTTTGTCAACATTATAGTATATTACATACTTGGCAAATCCTAAGCTGGTCGCAAGATCAGCAGCTTTCTGCGCACGCCCTCCCAttttgcagtggaaaattatttccgTTTCTGGCTCAGGTTTTTCTCGGCCAAATTTGCCTTTGAATTCATCTGGCGACAGCTTCAGTCCCTGCTCCAGCACTGGCACTGCAAAGAAAAGTATCGGTAAACTCAGCCCATGCCCATGAGGTTCAAACTCAAACCATACAAAAACGCAACATTACAGAAAAACGACAAGCAATTTAACATAACAGTTCATCCACCAGACATACGGTTAGTAGGGCGACGATGTTTATTCCATTCTAATTGCGATGATGTTATCAGAAGCGATTGAACAGTTGAGCAACATTTGATGTTTTGCGCCGACCGATTCAAGAATGTTGGATGCAATTGAACGAAAAGGGGACCAGCTTACTTTCTGTAACCTAACTCTGTGATCGCTTCGAGTGCCATCTGACTACGACGTCCGGTGCGGCAAGACAGGATAAGATAGTGATCAGGTGCTGGTTTTGGAACTCCATAAAGCCTTGCAAACTCCTCATCCGACGTTTCCGGACCGAAAGCTTGTTTCACTTTATCGACTTCGCACAATAGGGATATGATACACAAAGCAAAGGACCAGCGATAGAAAGGAGAAAATAGCAGTAAAAATACAGGGAAACAGAAGTTGTGTTTCAGAGGTTTATGCAAACGTCAAAGAACAATGAAACCACACAGATCCTCAATTTCTTAATTTACAGACAACTTACGTGGAATGTTGATACTCGTTGGAATCTTTCCCGTTTCGGCAAGCTCCTCTGGGCCTCGTACATCGACCAGTAGCTTCTCGGGATGGTTGGGCAAATCCAACACCTCTTCATATGTTGCTATCGACATCTTACTTCCGAGACAGCAACTCCAAAAGAATCGAAACGACTGGTACCTAGAACGGCGTTGAAACTAATGTTGCTTTAAAGCTATCAGCCACGCGAACTGTATCAGTCTGTACAAGAAGATGGTAAGCCTTATCGGCTACCCCCAAAAGATAGCacgaatttaattttactttcggCGCTGATAAGAAATTGAAGTTGAAATGAATCGTCTTTATTTGTGTTTCGAGTTTATTAAACTcaaatcttaaaaaaaaacttcttcaAAGGTTCATTGCAGTAGTTATTGATTTCAACAGCTCCAGATGTTTCTCATCTTTCGATGAACTTTCTTGTATCAATTAACGGGCAAGCCATGCCGCGGTCCCCACTCCTGCCATGAGCCAACATAGTTTTTCACACTAAAAATAAACGTGTAAATAGATTGTATAATGTGCTTGATAAACAAAGCTTATCGCTATCAGTTGATTTACTTGTGGAATCCAAGTTGTTCGGCCTCAAATGCTGCTTGCCCTGCTCGGACACCTGAACGGCAGCTAAATATGATAGGATCTTCAGCTGTAGGTTTTTGGCGCCCGTACTTAGCTTCAAATGTCTCCGGACTGAGAGTAAGCTCAGTTCGTACGGTTTTCACTGAAATGGGAAGATGCATGATATGCGGGAATGCTCTTGTCCGTGAAAACTTACATGGGATGTTGATGCTCGTCGGAATGCGACCCGTGGCGGCCAACTCAGTAGGCTCGCGAACGTCGATCAGAAGCTTCTCGGGATGATTCGGTAGATCAACTATTTCATCATAGTAGGCCACCAGTTGCGGATCAATGCACGCCGGGGCGAATTTGTTTCCTCCACAGTTGTCCGTCTTTTTAGCCACTCCATCATTACCTTGCGACCCACCTGCGAGGAACACCACAACGCAAGTGTTCAGTAACAAAAGCACAGATTTAGACATCTGTTTCCGATCAGTTCTTTACGAAAATCAAATCGATAGTACGGAAAGGAAGCCACCAATTGCGTGTTGGTTCAACAAAATGGCGTTCAACAAAACCTGTTCTGTGTTCTACacttgatgagctatttctgACAAATCAAATCGAACAGCCGCACAATGTTACTTCTAGTAGAAGcctttcaacaaaaaaacacgattGGCACGTAATGGACATGATCAAACATGCAGCGTCATTTTGGACATTTTTCGCGAGGAACAAATACAATACCAGCAGGCGCTAGTACGTTGGCGGTAGTTGTTAGAGAACTGATGGAGGCTCTGTAAATTTGATGATCATTTCTAGCTGATTCCAGATGTATCCCCATAAAGTTTCCGCATGGAACTACATTGTTACGGCGCGGAATTGTTTGGTAAAGACTGTTGGAGAAACAAACTTTGTGTATAAACCCTATGTGTCAGTTTGACACATTTGTCAATACTGAAATACATTATGAATTCATTCTGTGTTCTACCGCCAACGAAACCACACGTGTTTTTCATTACGATATCACTTTAGGTTATGGTCCCAGTGTAACAAAATGGAGGATGAGAAAAATGATCGTTTTCTGCTCCCATTGTTTAATGGCTCTAATTACAATGCCTGGAAATTCCGTATGCGTGTGTTATTGGAAGAGCGTGATCTTTTAACGTGTGTAGAAACAGAATCGGCGGATATCGAGGAGCTGCGTGATGCTCCTGGTGATACAGCAGAGAAAAGTAGAGAAAAGGCTATGGCGCGCgagaaaaggattaaaatggacaaaaagtgcaaaagctTGTTGGTGTCAAGGATACACGATTCCCAGCTGGAATATGTACAGGATAAACCTACACCAAAAGCTATTTGGGACGCTTTGTCTCGCATTTTCGAGCGGAAAAGTATCGCCAGCCGAATGCACCTCAAGCGACGAATGCTCTCATTGCGTTTTGAGAGCGGAACACTGCAGGATCATTTCCTAGTATTTGATCGCTTAGTGCGGGAATACCGTGCAACAGGGGCAGTGATCGAGGACTTGGATGTAGTTTGCCACTTACTTTTGACTCTTGGATCCGCGTACTCAACGGTAGTGACCGCGTTGGAAACCATGCCCGAAGAGAACCTGAATCTAGAATTCGTAAAATGTCGTCTGTTGGACGAAGAGATTAAACAACGAGGCTCAGGTATGGAACCGGCTTTAGTTGAAAGCGGATCACCGGCTTTTGtgagtacgaagaaagtgtttAAGACGAAGAAAATGTTCAAGTGCTACGGGTGCCAACAAGAAGGCCACAAACTTTCAAAATGTCCCAATAGAAAGCCAAAGGCGAATTTGGCAAGCAACGGCAGTGTTTCGTTCGTCAGTTTGGTCAGTAGCAATGAGTTATTGGAAAAACAGGAGAAGGTGCAATGGGTTATTGATTCGGGGTGTTCAGACCACCTAGTGAAAGACAAAGGTCTTTTTGAATCATTGTCTCCGTTACCAGTTCCTATAAGAATAGCAGTTGCAAAAGATGGCGCGTCGATCGAAGCTCGGCACATTGGAACAATACGGCTCGTTTCAATAGTAAATGGTGTGTGTATTCCGTGTACGGTAAACGA
Coding sequences within:
- the LOC131265357 gene encoding putative thiosulfate sulfurtransferase produces the protein MGIHLESARNDHQIYRASISSLTTTANVLAPAGGSQGNDGVAKKTDNCGGNKFAPACIDPQLVAYYDEIVDLPNHPEKLLIDVREPTELAATGRIPTSINIPLKTVRTELTLSPETFEAKYGRQKPTAEDPIIFSCRSGVRAGQAAFEAEQLGFHNVKNYVGSWQEWGPRHGLPRRKYQSFRFFWSCCLGSKMSIATYEEVLDLPNHPEKLLVDVRGPEELAETGKIPTSINIPLDKVKQAFGPETSDEEFARLYGVPKPAPDHYLILSCRTGRRSQMALEAITELGYRNARNYKGSWTEWAAKQGK